The Kineococcus rhizosphaerae DNA window GCTCGCGCGGTGGGTGCACCGCGCCCGCACCGACCCCGAGGCGCAGGCCGTGCGCACCGAGCGGGACCTGCTGCGCGCCCGGGTCGCCGAGCTGGAGGACCGCGTCGGCGCAGGCCACGAGCTGACGGCGACCGTCACCCCCGTCGCGGCGAGCCTGCAGCGCGTCGAGGCCCAGGTCGCGGCCCTCGAGCGCGACCGCGTCGAGCAGTTCGCGCGGCTGAGCGAGCAGCTGCGCACCGTCGCCGAGGGCACCGACGCCCTGCGCGACCAGACCGCCACCCTCGCCGGGGCGCTGCGGGCCTCCTCCTCGCGGGGGTCGTGGGGCGAGGTGCAGCTGCGCCGCGTCGTCGAGCACGCCGGGATGCTCGACCGCGTCGACTTCTCCGAGCAGTCCACGCTGACCACCCGCTCGGGGCGGACCGTGCGCCCGGACCTGGTGGTCAACCTGCCCGGCGGCAAGCACGTCGTCGTCGACGCCAAGGCCCCGCTGGCCGCCTTCCTGCGCGCGGGCGAGGCCGCCGACGACGGCGAGCGCCGCCGCGAGCTGGCCGCCCACGCGCGGGCCGTGCGCGGGCACGTCGACGCCCTGGCCGCCAAGGAGTACCCCAGCGCCGTCGAGGACTCCCCCGACGTCGTCGTCTGCTTCGTGCCGGGCGAGGCGTTCCTGGCCGCGGCGTGCGAGGCCGACCCGGCCCTGCTCGAGCACGCCATGTCCCGGCGCGTGGTGCTGGCGACCCCGACGACCCTGCTGGCCCTGCTGCGCACCGTCGCGCTCACCTGGCAGCAGGACGCGGTGGCGGGCGGTGCGCGGGAGCTGTTCGAGGTCGGCCGCGAGCTGTACGAGCGGCTCGGCACCCTCGGCGGGCACACCGCAGCCCTGGGCCGGACGCTGCACCGCGCGGTCGAGGACTACAACCGCTTCGTCGGCACCCTGGAACGGCGGGTGCTCGTCTCGGCCCGCCGCATCCGCGACCTGGACCTCGCGGACGAGGACCTGCCCGCCCCGCGGCCGCTGGAGGACACCGTGCGGCCGCTGACGGCGCCGGAGCTGCTGGAGGAGCCGGTCGCCGCGCTCAGACGGGAGTGACGGGCAGCGTCCGGCGGCCCCCGGTGACGTTGGCGGCCTTCAGGTCGCGGCGCAGGTCCGTGGGCAGCGCGAACTGCAGGTCCTCCATCGCCGTCGTGACCTCCTCGACCGCGCCGTAGCCGCGCTCGCGCAGGTGGGCCAGGACCTCGTCGACGAGCACCTCGGGCACCGAGGCGCCGGAGGTCAGCCCGACGGTCGTGACGCCGGCGAACCACGCGTCGTCGATCTCCCCGGCGTTGTCGACGCGGTGCGCGGCCCTCGCGCCGGCGTCGAGGGCGACCTCGGCCAGCCGCACGGAGTTGGAGGAGTTCGCCGAGCCCACGACGATGACGAGGTCGGCCTCGGGGGCGATCTTCTTGATCGCCACCTGACGGTTCGACGTGGCGTAGCAGATGTCCTCGCTGGGCGGGTCCTGCAGGTTCGGGAAGCGCTGCCGCAGCCGGCGGACGGTCTCCATCGTCTCGTCGACGCTCAGCGTGGTCTGCGAGAGCCAGACGAGGTTGTCGGGGTCCTTGACCTCGATGCGGTCGGCCACGTCGGGGTTGTCGACGATCGTGATGTGCTCGGGGGCCTCACCCGCGGTGCCCTCGACCTCCTCGTGGCCGGTGTGGCCGATGAGCAGGATCTCGGCGTCCTGCTTGGCGAAGCGGACGGCCTCCTTGTGCACCTTGGTCACCAGCGGGCACGTCGCGTCGATCGTCTGCAGCGAGCGCGCCTCGGCGGCCGCGCGGACGGCGGGGCTGACGCCGTGCGCCGAGAACACCAGGTGCTCGCCCTCGGGGACGGCGTCGGTCTCGTCGACGAAGACCGCCCCGCGCGCCTGCAGCGTCTTGACGACGTGCTTGTTGTGGACGATCTCCTTGCGGACGTAGACGGGCGCCCCGTACAGGTCGAGGGCCTTCTCCACGGCGATGACGGCGCGGTCCACGCCGGCGCAGTACCCGCGCGGCGCCGCGAGCAGGACCCGCTTGCCGCCGTCCCAGGCCGCGCGCTGCGCGGGGGTGCTCAGCAGGGAGGTGTCGTTGCAGTCGTCGGCGCTCTCGTCGGCGGGGGCCTGGGCCTCGGTCGCAGCTCCGGTCACGCTCTGGGTCACGCCCCCATGGTAGGTCGGGCCCCGGACACCGCCGGGCGCCCGCGCGACCGGACGCGGCTGGGAGGATGGCGCGGTGCCCGCCGACCCGACCGCCCCACCCCCCGCGCGCCGCCCGACCACCGCCGGGGAGACGACGGCCGAGAACCCGTGGCCCGTGCGCCTGCTCGCGGCCAAGATGGACGCCTACATCGCCAAGATGCCCTGGACGTGGGTCGAGGGCCAGGTCGTGCAGGTCAACGACCGGCCCGGCGCCTCCGTCGTCTTCGTGACGCTGCGCGACGCCGACACCGACATGTCGCTGCCCGTCACGATCGCGCGCCGCGTCCTGTCCCGGCTGCGCGAGGCGCTGCCCGACGGCCTGGGCCACGGGACCCGCGTCGTCGTGCACGCCAAGCCGGAGTTCTTCGCCAAGCGCGGGTCGCTGAGCCTGGCCGCCGACGACGTGCGGCCCGTCGGCGTCGGCGAGCTGCTGGCCCGCCTCGAGCACCTCAAGCGCGTGCTGCGCAGCGAGGGGCTGTTCGACGCCTCGCGCAAGAAGGAGCTGCCGTTCCTGCCGCACACCGTGGGGCTGGTCTGCGGGCGGGCCTCGGCCGCCGAGCGCGACGTCGTCGAGAACGCGCGCCTGCGCTGGCCCGCGGTGCGCTTCGAGGTCCGCGAGGTCGCCGTCCAGGGGCCGAACGCCGTCACCGAGGTGGTGCAGGCCCTGGCCGAGCTGGACGCCGACCCGCACGTGGAGGTCGTCGTCCTGGCCCGCGGCGGCGGCAACGTCGAGGACCTGCTGCCCTTCAGCAACGAGGCGCTCGTGCGGGCCGTGGCCAGGGCCCGCACCCCGGTCGTGTCCGCCATCGGGCACGAGGTCGACTCCCCGCTGGTGGACCTCGTCGCCGACGTCCGCGCCTCTACGCCCACCGACGCCGCCCGGCTCGTCGTGCCCGACGTCGCCGAGGAGCTGGCGGGGGTCGCGCAGCTGCGGGCCCGGGCCCGGCGGGGGGTCGCCGCGCGCGTCGAGCGCGAGGAGCACGCCCTGGCCGCCCTGCGCAGCCGTCCCGTCCTGGCCGCCCCGCACGTCCTGGTCGAGACCCGCGCGGCGGAGGTGGACGCGCTGCGCGAGCGCGCCCGCCGGTCGGTGCAGCACCGGCTGGAGCGGGCCGGGGTCGAGGTCGAGCACCTGCGCACCAGCGTGCGGGCGCTGTCGCCCCGCTCGACGCTGCTGCGCGGGTACGCCGTGGTCCAGCGGCCCGACGGCGGCCTGGTCCGCGTCCCCGGGGACGCCCCCGACGGCACCCGGCTGCGCATCCGGCTTCCCGACGGCGAGGTCGCCGCCACCGCTGGGTAGCCTCGCCCGGTGCCCCCCGAACCCAGCACGGAGCCCACCGCGGAACCGCTCGCGCCGTCCGACCTCAGCTACGAGCAGGCCCGCGACGAGCTCGCCGACGTCGTGCGCCGGCTCGAGACGGGCGGGACGGGTCTGGAGGAGGCGCTGGCGCTGTGGGAGCGCGGCGAGGCCCTCGCCGACCGCTGCCAGCAGTGGCTCGACGGGGCCCGTGCGCGCCTCGACGCCGCCCGCGAGGGCGGGCCCGGGGCCGGTTAGCCCTCCTTGACGCCCCACGGGGTGCCGGCGTCGGCCCAGCCCTGCTCGGCGGCCGTGACGAGCTGGGCCAGCAGGTCGTAGCCGCCCTCACCGGTCACGAGCAGGGTCTGGCCGTCCTGGGTGCGCGTCAGGGAGTAGCGCTCGCGGTCCGGCTGCAGGTACCGCTGCCACGCCTGCCCGTCGATCGTCTGCTCGCCGTCGGCGTCCCCGCTCTGGGTCTGCGCCTTCAGCCAGGTCCGCGTGGTGCCCTGCGCGGTCTCCAGCGCCAGGTACTTCCCGCCGTCGGTGCGGTACCCGACGTGCCAGGTGAGCACGCCGTCGGTGGAGCGGTTGACGTTGGCCGACGTCGCCGTCCAGCCCTGCGGCACGTCGGGCACGACGGGGTTGAACGGCAGCTGCGAGACGGCCCCGGCCGCGGCGTTGCGCACGTCGACCGCGGGCTGCTCGATGGCGTTGGGGCGCGGGATCAGCCAGACGACGACGGCGACGAAGGCCAGGATCACGGCCATCGACAGGACCATCGACTGCACGTTGCCGCCCCGGCGGGGGGCCGGGGGAACGCCTCGCGGGTCTTCTCCCGCCGCGATCTGCTCGGCCGACGGGGTGGTCTCGGGCGTGCTCACGTCCCCATGGTGACGGATAGAGTCGGCAGCCGACGACGAGCGTCGCCGGCGGCCCGCCCGGGGGCACCGGATCCCGCAAGCCCAACCGCGAGAGCGGCTGTCGCCCCAGGAGGTCCCACCCGTGTCCCAGCACACCACCCTGCCCCCCGCCCTGGCCGTCGGCGACGAGGCCCCCGACCGCAACCTGGCCATGGAACTGGTCCGGGTCACCGAGGCCGCCGCGATGGCCGGCGGCCGCTGGGTCGGGCGCGGGGACAAGAACAAGGCCGACGGCGCGGCCGTGAACGCCATGCGCACCCTCATCGGCACGGTCTCGATGAACGGCACCGTCGTCATCGGCGAGGGCGAGAAGGACAACGCCCCGATGCTCTACAACGGCGAGCGCGTCGGCGACGGTTCCGGGGCCGAGTGCGACGTCGCGGTCGACCCCATCGACGGCACCACCCTGACCGCGCGCGGCATGCCGAACGCGGTCTCGGTCCTGGCCGTCGCCGAACGCGGCACCATGTACGACCCCAGCGCCGTCTTCTACATGGACAAGCTCGCCGTGGGTCCCGAGGGCGCCGACGTCGTCGACATCCGGCTGCCGATCCGGGAGAACGTCCGCAAGCTGGCCAAGGCCAAGAAGCGCTGGGTGGAGGACGTCACCGTCTGCATCCTGGACCGCCCGCGGCACGCGCAGCTGGCCCAGGAGGTCCGCGACGCCGGGGCCCGCATCAAGTTCATCTCCGACGGCGACGTCGCCGGGGCCGTGATGGCCGCGCGCGAGGGCACCGGCGTCGACCTGCTCCTGGGCGTCGGCGGCACCCCCGAGGGCATCATCACGGCCTGCGCCATGCACTGCCTGGGCGGCACCATCCAGGGCCGGTTGTGGCCCCGCGACGACGACGAGCGGCAGAAGGCCCTGGACGCCGGGCACGACCTGGACGCCGTCCTGGACACCGAGGCGCTCGTGGCCAGCGACAACGTCTACTTCGTCGTCACGGGCATCACCGACGGCGAGCTGGTGGACGGGGTCCGCTACCGCGGGGACACCATCACCACCTCCAGCATCGTGATGCGCAGCAAGTCCGGCACGATCCGCAAGGTGGAGAGCGAGCACCGGTTGTCCAAGCTGCAGGCCTACTCGGCCGTCGACTTCACCGGCCCCCGCTGATGGGCACCCCCTCGGCCGGCGCACGCACGGTCGTCGTCGGCGAGGCCCTCGTCGACGTCGTGCACCGCGCGGGCGAGACGGACAGCGTCGAGCACCCGGGCGGGTCGCCGTTGAACGTGGCGTACGGCCTGGGCCGCCTCGAGCACGACGTCGCGCTGCTGACCCGCCTCGGCGACGACGCCCACGGTCGGCTGCTGCGCGCGCACCTGGACTCCGGCGGGGTGCGGCTGCTGCCCGGCGCCGTCGACGGCGACCGGACGTCGACGGCGCGCGCGGAGATCGACGCCGAGGGCAAGGCCACCTACGAGTTCGACCTGGTCTGGCGGCTGCCGGGCACGCCGCTGCCGGACGACGTGGCGCTGGTGCACACCGGCTCGATCGGGGCGGCCGTCAGCCCCGGCGCGGACTCGGCCCTGGCCCTGCTGCGGGCGGTCCGCGGCCGGGCCACGACGAGCTACGACCCCAACGTGCGGCCGGCGTTCTTCGAGTCCCCCGCCCGGGCCCTGGCCCGGGTCGAGGAGTTCGTCGAGGCCGCCGACGTCGTGAAGGCCTCCGACGAGGACATCGCCTGGCTGCTGCCGGGCGAGGACGTCGAGGACGTCGCCCGGCGCTGGCAGTCGCGGGGCCCGGCCCTGGTCGTCGTGACCCGCGGCAGCCGGGGCGCGGTCGCCGTCTCCGGGCCGGGCACGCTGCACGTGCCCGCCCCGAGGGTGGACGTCGTCGACACCGTGGGGGCCGGCGACGCGTTCATGTCCGGCCTGCTGCACGCCCTCGCCGAGCACGACCTGCTCGGCGGCGGCGCGCTGCCCCGGCTGCGGCGCCTGGACCTGGGCACCTTCGAGGACCTCGTGACGACCGCGATCCGCTCGGCGTCCATCACCTGCTCCCGGGCGGGGGCGAACCCGCCCACGCGCGCCGAACTGGCGGCGGGGCTGCCCTGACGACACCCTGACGGCGTGGACCAGACCCTGACACGCACCACCACCGCCCGCCGGCGGGCGGCCCGGTTCTCCTGGCTGGCCGTCCTGGTGGCGGGGGTGGTCGCCTACGTCGTGGTGCTGCGCGTCATGGTGCGCACCCAGAACCTCAACTTCTTCCCCTCGCTGCTGCTCATCGGCGCGATCACCGTGCCGGTGACCGTCCTGGCGTTCGCCGAGACCGGCGGCCGGGCGCGGCCGGGGGGCCCGGCGGTGCGCGGCTGGCTGGTCGCCACGGTCGCCATCGCCGGCGGTGTCGTGGGCACGGTGACCGCGGGGACGCTGGAGTACGACACCCTGCGCACGCTCGGGACCGTCCCGATGCTGTTCGTGGGGGTCATCGAGGAGTTCGCCAAGCTCATCGTCCCGCTGGTCCTCTTCCTCGTGCTGCGGCCGAAGGACCCGCGCGGCGGGGTCGTCGTGGGCGTCGCGGCCGGCACGGGGTTCGCGGTGCTGGAGACCATGGGGTACGGCTTCCAGGAACTGCTGCGCGCCCGGAGCATCGCCGCGGTCGACGGCGAGCTGCTGCTGCGGGGCCTGCTGTCCCCGGCGTGCCACATCGCCTGGACGGGCATGACGGTGGCGGTGCTGTGGCGCATCCCGACGGCCCGGCACCGGGTCCGGGCGGTGTGGGCCTTCGTGGCGACCTACGCCGCCGCCGTCGCCCTGCACGCGACGTGGGACTCCTCGGGCAGCCAGCTCGTCCACCTCGTCGTGGCCGTCGTGGGGCTCGTCGTCCTGTTCGTCTTCGTGCACCGCGCCCACCGCCGCGAGGCGGCCCGGGGGACGTCAGCGGCGCCGGCGCCGGACCCCCGGTAGCCCCGGTAGCCCCGGGAGCCCTGGGAGCGCGGCCCGGCGGCGGGACACCTCCCCGCGCAAGCGGTCGAGGGCGCCCGCGAGCGCGTCGTAGGAGCGGTCGAGCCGTTCGTGGCGGCGGATCTCGTCGCGGTAGGTGCGCCGCAGGACGCCGAAGCGGTCGACGAGCCCGGGCAGCAGGTCCTGCCCCGTCGGGGTCAGGACGAGGCGCACCGTGCGCCGGGCCACCGGCTCCAGCCGCTTCTTGTAGGCCTCGTCCCCGCGCAGCAGGTCGAGCTCGGTGAACCCCGACACGATCGCGCGCCGGAGCAGGCGCAGCAGCAGCAGCGTCCCCGGACCGGTCGCGGCGTAGCGGGACCGGTAGGACTGCACGTACCCGTGCAGCGCGCGCGGGCCGGCCAGGCAGAACGCGTAGGCGACGAGCTCGCCGTCGACCCGCAGCCCCGACAGCTGCACCGTGCCGGCCGGGGCCGACCACAGCACCTCGGTCAGGGTGCGGCCGGAGGCCCCGCGCCAGGGCCGGCGCCGGCGGGCGGCGTGGGGGTGGGCGTCGTCGACCTCGGCCAGCTCGGTGACGAGCTCCTCGAGCCGGTCGGCGGCGGCCTCGGGGTCCTGCGCCCGCAGCTCGGCCAGGCCGTCCAGCAGGTCGTCGGCCACGACGAGCTCGCCGAGCTCGGCCAGCCGGCGCCACTGGCGCCGTTCCTCGTGGCGCGCGTGCCGGCCCAGGGCCGCGTCGTGCTCGGCGACGGTGGCCGGCAGCGGGACGACCTGGACGGTCGCCTGCGGCAGGGTGCGGACGGCGTAGCCGCGGTGGAGGGCCCACTGCGTCAGCAGCTCGACCTGCTCGCCGCCGGCGGGGACCTGCTCGAGGTCGAGCACCGCCCCGGGGGCCTCGCGCACGGCGCCGTCCAGGACCGCCGCGACCAGCCGCGCCACGGAGACGCCGGTGTCCGGGTCGGCCAGGACGGCGGCGTAGTCGCTGCCGCCGGCCCCGAGGAAGGTCAGCAGCGGCCGCGGACCCCCCAGCAGCGCGAAGGCCCCGAAGGCCAGCAGGCGCCCGTCGCGGCGGACGCTGACGAGCAGCGGCTCCCCCGCCCCGAGGTGGGTGTGCACGGCGCGCAGCCAGTCGGGACCGGTGAAGGGCGACTGGCCCGCGCGGGCGGCGAGCACGCGCCACTCCGGGACGGGGGCGCTGTCGAGGTGGCGGCGGACGGTGACGGACAGCCCCTGGGCCGGGTCCTGGACGAGTTCGAGGTCGGCCGTGCGGTGCGGGGGCAGCGCGAGGTCCGTCACCGCCACCACCCCCCGCACGAGATGGGCCCCACCCGTGCGCAGGACCCGTGCGCGCACCTTAACCGCGCCTCACGACACGAGCACGGACCCTCCCCACGCGGCGTCGCACTATCGACGCAGCGTCACCGGAGCCTCACTCAGGGCCGTGATCTGCGCCCCGCGGCGGTCGGGACCCCGACCGCCGCGGCACGTCGGCGACCGCGGAGGTCAGGCGTGGGCCGGGGAGCGGGCCCCGGCGCTCTGGGCCCGCTCCAGCGACCGCTTGCGCAGCGCCTCGGACTGCTCGCCGATCTTGACGGCCTTCGCCTCGTCGCGCGTGAGGTTCACCCCCGTCGTCGGGTCGAACACGTGCATCCGCCGCGGGTCGAACCACAGGTTCGCGGTGTCCCCGTCGCGCACCCCGCTCATGGCGTCCAGCGTCACGACGAGCTGGGAGCGCAGGCTCTCCCCGTCCAGCTCCCGGTCCAGCTCGGCCAGCTGCTCGCGGGTCTCGTCGGCGGCCTCGAACGGGATGTAGGCGTACAGCTCGTTGCCCAGCCACTCGGTCACGTCGACCTGCGCGGAGAACGTCACGGCCGCCTCCGGGGCGTCGGTGACGTCGGCGTCGTCGAAGTGCTCCGGGCGCACCCCCACGATGAGCAGCTTGCCCTCGTAGCTGCCGTCGACCTGCTCGGGCCGCGGCACCTCGCAGAACGGCAGCTGCAACGTCGTGCCCCTCACCCGGGCGGGCAGGAAGTTCATCGGCGGGGACCCGATGAACCCGGCCACGAAGAGGTTGACGGGCTGCTCGTACAGCTCGCGCGGGCTCGCCACCTGCTGCAGGACGCCCTTGCGCAGGACCGCCACCCGGTCGCCGAGGGTCATGGCCTCGGTCTGGTCGTGCGTGACGTAGACCGTCGTCGTGCCCAGCGAGCGCTGCATGCGGGCGATCTCGGTGCGCATCTGCCCGCGCAGCTTCGCGTCGAGGTTCGACAGCGGCTCGTCGAACAGGAACGCCTTGGCGTCGCGGACGATGGCCCGCCCCATGGCGACGCGCTGGCGCTGGCCCCCGGACAGGTTCGCGGGCTTGCGGTCGAGGTGCTCGTTGAGCTCGAGCATGTCCGCCGCGCGCTGGACCCGTTCGCGCACCTCCGCCTCGGGCACCTTGGAGTGGTTCAGGCGCAGCGGGAAGGCGATGTTCTCGCCCACCGTCAGGTGCGGGTAGAGGGCGTAGTTCTGGAACACCATCGCCAGGTCGCGGTCGCGCGGGGCGAGGTCGTTGACGCGCTCGCCGTCGATGAGCAGGTCCCCGTCGCTGATGTCCTCCAGCCCGACGATCATCCGCAGCAGCGTCGACTTCCCGCAGCCGGAGGGGCCGACGAGGATGACGAACTCGCCGTCGGCGATGTCGAGGCTGACGTCGTTCACGGCGGGGAAGCCGTCACCGTACTTCTTGACGATGTTCTTCAGTTCGATGCGAGCCATGGTTCAGATCAACCCTTCACGGCACCGTTGGTGAGACCTGCGACGATGCGGCGCTGGAACACCAGCGCCAGGACCACGACGGGGATCGTGACGATGACGGCCGCGGCCGAGATCGCCCCCGTCGGCTGGACGAAGTAGCTGGACCCGGTGAAGCTCGACAGCGCCGCCGGGACCGGCTGCGCGTCCGACGTCGAGGTCAGCGAGATGCCGAACACGAAGTCGTTCCAGGCGATGAAGAACGCGATGATCGCCGTGGTGAACACCCCGGGGGCGGCGAGCGGGACGATCACCTTGCGGAACGCCTGCCAGCTCGTGGCCCCGTCCACCTGCGCGGCCTGCTCCATGTCCCACGGGATGCCCCGGAAGAACGCCGACATGGTCCAGATCGAGATGGGCAGGGTCAGGGCCAGGTAGGGGATGATCAGACCGGGGATCGTGTCGTAGAGCCCGATCTGGCGCCACAGGTTGAACAGCGGCGTCACCATCGTGATGACGGGGAACACCGCGACGGCCAGCGCGCTCGTCAGGACGACCCGCTTGCCCGGGAAGTCCAGCCGCGCGATCGCGTAGGCCGCGAACATGGCCAGCACGACCGCGATGAACGTCGCGACGAGGCACGTGATGATCGAGTTCCGCAGCGCCGGCAGGAACAGGTCGGCCCCGTCGCCGGCGAAGATGCCCTGGTAGTTGGCCCAGGTCGCGTTCGTGGGGAAGAACGTCTTCTCGCTGAGCGCGGCCTCGGACTTCAGGCTCATCGAGACGATGTAGACCACCGGCACGATCGCGTACAGGACGATGAGGAGCGCCCCGACGTACCAGCCGGTCTTCTCCTTCGCGGACATCGCACCCATCAGCCTTCACCTCTCGCCCGGGCCAGGTCGACCTTGAACACCTTGATGGCGATGAAGCAGATCGCCAGGACGCACACGAACAGCAGCACCGAGACCGCCGACCCCAGCCCGATCTCCAGGCGGGAGATCGTCTGGTTGTAGGCCAGGGAGGAGACCGTCTCGGTCCCCGCCGCACCCTTGGTCATGATGTAGACGTTGTCGAAGATGCGGAACGCGTCGAGCGCGCGGAACAGCAGGGCCACCATGATCGACGCCTTCATGTTCGGCAGCGTCACCTTCCACAGCCGTTCCCACGCCGTCGCGCCGTCGACCTTGGCCGCCTCGGTCATGTCCGAGGGGACCTGCGCCAGACCGGCGAGCAGCAGCAGGGAGATGAACGGCGTGGTCTTCCAGATCTCCGAGAGGCAGATGACCGCCAGCGCGCTCCACTTGTTGGCGAACACGTCGAAGTCGTCGAGGCCGAGCACGACGTTCATGAAACCCGTCGTCAGCCCGAAGGCGTACTGCCACGCGTAGGCGGACACGACCGTGATGACGGCGTAGGGGACGAGGATCGCCGTGCGCACGATCGGCCGCAGCCAGCCGAGCACCTTGTGCATGACCATGGCCAGCGCGAAGCCGATGACGAGCTCCACGGCGACGGTGACCACCGTGATCATCGCGGTGTTGCCCAGGGCCTTCCACCACAGGCTGTCCGTGAGGATCACGCCGTAGTTCTTCAGGCCGACGAACTCCCGGTCGCCCGGGGCCGTGAGCCGGTAGCTGAACAGCGACTCGTACAGCGCCTGCAGGATCGGGTAGCCCGTGACGGCCACGAGGATGACGAACGCCGGGCCGGCGAGGTACCAGCCGAGGCGCGCCTCGGCCCGGGCCTTGTCCGAACCCCGCGCCCGTCTCTTCGCCGGCCGGGAGACCGACAGGTCCCCCGCCGACCGCGTCTCGACCTGGCTCACAGCAGCTTCTCCCCTCGGAGAACCTCACCGATGTACTCCTGGGAGGCGCCCGGGGTGCGGTCCGTGACCCCCGAGACGGGCTGCCACTGGTCGGCGATGCCCTGGCTCACCTCGTTGTAGTAGGCCGTCTGCGGTCGCGGCGCGGCGGCCTGCAGGGAGGTCCGGATGGTGTCGTACATGGGGTACGCCTCCTGGACCTGCGGGTCGTCGTAGACCGACTCCAGCGCCGCCGGGTTGCCGTCGGAGACCATGTACGCGGCCTGGTTCTGCTCCGAGACGATGCAGGAGACGGCCTGGAACGCCGCGTCCTGGTGCTCGCTGAACGCGCTGACGCCGATGTCGATGCCGCCGAGCGGGGGTTTGGCCTCCTGGCCCTCGCTCATCGCGGGGTAGGTCGTCCAGCCGTAGTCGTCGAAGACCGCCTGGTCCATCGTGCCTTCCTCGGCCGCCGACTTGCCCTGGGCGTAGACGAACGGCCAGTTCACCATGAAGGCGGCGCCCCCCTGCTGGAACAGGTTGGCGGTGGCCGCCTCGTCGCGGTTGTCGATGCCCGGCCCGCCGACACCCGCGGCGGTGATGTCCTGCATCACCTTCGCCGCGGCCTTCCCGGCGTCGGACTCCAGCCCGAGCCGGATGTCGGGGCCCTTGGCGTCGGGGTTCTCGATGACCTCGCCCCCGGCGGAGGCGATCATCGCGTTGACCCACACCGTCATGGACTCCGCCCGCTGCCCCTGGACGCCGA harbors:
- a CDS encoding ABC transporter permease subunit, which encodes MSAKEKTGWYVGALLIVLYAIVPVVYIVSMSLKSEAALSEKTFFPTNATWANYQGIFAGDGADLFLPALRNSIITCLVATFIAVVLAMFAAYAIARLDFPGKRVVLTSALAVAVFPVITMVTPLFNLWRQIGLYDTIPGLIIPYLALTLPISIWTMSAFFRGIPWDMEQAAQVDGATSWQAFRKVIVPLAAPGVFTTAIIAFFIAWNDFVFGISLTSTSDAQPVPAALSSFTGSSYFVQPTGAISAAAVIVTIPVVVLALVFQRRIVAGLTNGAVKG
- a CDS encoding carbohydrate ABC transporter permease, producing the protein MSQVETRSAGDLSVSRPAKRRARGSDKARAEARLGWYLAGPAFVILVAVTGYPILQALYESLFSYRLTAPGDREFVGLKNYGVILTDSLWWKALGNTAMITVVTVAVELVIGFALAMVMHKVLGWLRPIVRTAILVPYAVITVVSAYAWQYAFGLTTGFMNVVLGLDDFDVFANKWSALAVICLSEIWKTTPFISLLLLAGLAQVPSDMTEAAKVDGATAWERLWKVTLPNMKASIMVALLFRALDAFRIFDNVYIMTKGAAGTETVSSLAYNQTISRLEIGLGSAVSVLLFVCVLAICFIAIKVFKVDLARARGEG
- a CDS encoding extracellular solute-binding protein, with protein sequence MAGRWRTRLGILSAATVLAGGLTACGGSSTASGTPTLNWYVNPDNGGQAKIAADCSEQSGGAYTIDTSILPRDAAAQREQLMRRLAGNDSSIDLMSLDPVFVPETSEAGFLAKVPADLQQQWSDGVVDGAVQGASWKGELVTAPFWANTQLLWYRKSVAQAAGLDVTKPLTWDQLVQAAKAQGTAIGVQGQRAESMTVWVNAMIASAGGEVIENPDAKGPDIRLGLESDAGKAAAKVMQDITAAGVGGPGIDNRDEAATANLFQQGGAAFMVNWPFVYAQGKSAAEEGTMDQAVFDDYGWTTYPAMSEGQEAKPPLGGIDIGVSAFSEHQDAAFQAVSCIVSEQNQAAYMVSDGNPAALESVYDDPQVQEAYPMYDTIRTSLQAAAPRPQTAYYNEVSQGIADQWQPVSGVTDRTPGASQEYIGEVLRGEKLL
- a CDS encoding ABC transporter ATP-binding protein yields the protein MARIELKNIVKKYGDGFPAVNDVSLDIADGEFVILVGPSGCGKSTLLRMIVGLEDISDGDLLIDGERVNDLAPRDRDLAMVFQNYALYPHLTVGENIAFPLRLNHSKVPEAEVRERVQRAADMLELNEHLDRKPANLSGGQRQRVAMGRAIVRDAKAFLFDEPLSNLDAKLRGQMRTEIARMQRSLGTTTVYVTHDQTEAMTLGDRVAVLRKGVLQQVASPRELYEQPVNLFVAGFIGSPPMNFLPARVRGTTLQLPFCEVPRPEQVDGSYEGKLLIVGVRPEHFDDADVTDAPEAAVTFSAQVDVTEWLGNELYAYIPFEAADETREQLAELDRELDGESLRSQLVVTLDAMSGVRDGDTANLWFDPRRMHVFDPTTGVNLTRDEAKAVKIGEQSEALRKRSLERAQSAGARSPAHA